One Dreissena polymorpha isolate Duluth1 chromosome 9, UMN_Dpol_1.0, whole genome shotgun sequence genomic window carries:
- the LOC127844171 gene encoding uncharacterized protein LOC127844171, protein MLYVLILAIALACVSCDAFGFRARTKEDSGALDLSRRQWGYYGYPYSGTIAIIVVGRRRRSVEGERFKVDIKADPCVFEIYDANRDDVITMDELEAIFGEGEKTKELGKVLDDSGDGQVDKDEFKEDMHKYVEGC, encoded by the exons ATGCTGTACGTGCTGATTCTAGCGATTGCCCTCGCATGCGTCTCTTGTGATGCTTTTGGCTTCCGTGCAAGAACGAAAGAGGACAGTGGAGCACTAGATCTCTCTCGCCGTCAGTGGGGGTATTACGGTTACCCGTATTCCGGTACCATTGCGATTATCGTCGTTGGAAGAAGAAGGAGAAGCGTTGAG GGGGAGCGTTTCAAAGTGGATATTAAAGCAGATCCGTGCGTTTTCGAGATTTACGATGCAAACAGAGATGACGTGATAACAATGGATGAGCTCGAAGCGATTTTTGGAGAAGGAGAAAAAACAAAAGAATTGGGAAAGGTGCTTGACGATTCCG GTGACGGTCAGGTGGACAAAGACGAATTCAAGGAGGACATGCATAAATATGTTGAAGGATGTTAA